The DNA sequence ACAGATGTTATGACAACATGATCCGCCCGGACATTCATAATGTTCCGTACATCTTTTGAAAGGTCCGCTGCCTTTGATTTCCTTTTGCACTTGTCGACTGAGTTTTTTTAGATTTTTCATGAGATTTGATTTTATGTGAGTTAGTTAAGTTTTTATATTCTATTCAAGACAGATGAAGGGTGAACAGATTCCGAAGCAGCACCATCCAACAGCACAGGGATTGGTTTCGCTACATCGTTCCATGGATCCTCCATTAACTTGTTTTGCTTTTTCTCTGCTGAGTTTCTTTAGATTTTTCATGATATTTTGGTTTTAATTTCAGACTAAAATAGTAAAAAATATTTAATAATTCCTTATTTAGTGAAAATATTTAATTGTTAATCAATTATTTATGATGTATTTAAAAT is a window from the Chryseobacterium indologenes genome containing:
- a CDS encoding bacteriocin-like protein, with the translated sequence MKNLKKLSRQVQKEIKGSGPFKRCTEHYECPGGSCCHNICVVNPCPLE
- a CDS encoding bacteriocin-like protein, with the protein product MKNLKKLSREKAKQVNGGSMERCSETNPCAVGWCCFGICSPFICLE